One Algibacter sp. L3A6 genomic region harbors:
- a CDS encoding thiol-disulfide oxidoreductase DCC family protein: MNFGVPKHKKLILFDGVCNLCNSSVQYVIKRDKKEHFLFTALQSETGKQILDQYKIDTTKIDSILLYTPEKGIDYKSTAALKIAVSLSFPENLMAIFFIVPTFIRNWVYDFIAKNRYKWYGKKESCMIPTPELKNRFLE; encoded by the coding sequence ATGAATTTTGGAGTCCCTAAACATAAAAAACTTATACTATTTGATGGTGTTTGCAACCTTTGTAACAGCAGTGTACAGTACGTTATAAAACGTGATAAAAAAGAACATTTTTTGTTTACGGCATTACAAAGTGAAACAGGAAAACAAATACTTGACCAGTATAAAATTGACACAACTAAAATAGATTCTATTTTACTTTATACACCAGAAAAAGGGATTGATTACAAATCTACCGCAGCCTTAAAAATAGCCGTTTCTCTTAGTTTTCCTGAAAATTTGATGGCTATATTTTTTATAGTTCCTACTTTTATCAGAAACTGGGTTTACGATTTTATCGCAAAAAACAGATATAAATGGTATGGCAAAAAAGAATCGTGCATGATACCTACTCCTGAATTAAAAAATCGATTTTTGGAATAG
- a CDS encoding hydroxymethylpyrimidine/phosphomethylpyrimidine kinase, whose protein sequence is MKSRPNILTIAGFDPTNGAGLTADVKTFEALKCYGLSVCTANTEQDDQKFMACHWIPTSIILNQIDVLFKRFEINFVKIGIVENWGVLKIIINKLQSLNPEIKIILDPILKSSSNFDFHSDYSEKLDVVLSKIYLITPNYNEIQQLYPEKDISETIAHIQSKTNLFLKGGHHPEKLGQDTLHLKNKKHFVLNARSKNCTEKHGSGCVLSSAITSYLALEFPILKACLKGKQYTEKFLSSNTSLLGFHSKK, encoded by the coding sequence TTGAAAAGTAGACCAAACATATTAACCATCGCAGGTTTCGATCCCACTAACGGTGCCGGATTAACAGCCGATGTTAAAACATTCGAGGCCTTAAAATGTTATGGTTTATCTGTTTGCACGGCAAATACAGAACAAGACGATCAGAAATTTATGGCTTGCCACTGGATACCGACTTCAATTATTTTGAATCAAATAGACGTTCTTTTTAAACGTTTTGAAATCAACTTTGTTAAAATTGGCATTGTAGAAAACTGGGGTGTTTTAAAAATTATCATCAATAAATTACAAAGTTTAAACCCTGAAATAAAAATCATATTAGACCCTATTTTAAAATCGAGTTCTAATTTTGATTTCCATAGTGATTATTCAGAAAAACTAGATGTTGTTTTATCTAAAATCTATCTAATCACTCCTAATTACAACGAAATTCAACAATTATATCCAGAGAAAGATATCAGCGAAACTATTGCACATATTCAATCTAAAACCAATCTATTTTTAAAGGGTGGTCATCATCCCGAAAAACTAGGACAAGACACGCTTCATCTTAAAAACAAAAAACACTTTGTATTGAATGCTAGGTCTAAAAATTGTACTGAAAAACATGGTAGCGGCTGTGTACTATCATCAGCAATAACAAGCTATTTAGCCTTAGAGTTCCCTATATTGAAAGCCTGCTTAAAAGGGAAACAATACACCGAAAAATTTTTAAGTTCTAATACCTCATTATTAGGCTTTCATTCAAAAAAATAA
- a CDS encoding helix-turn-helix domain-containing protein has protein sequence MADNKELELAWEFVNNTNRSIFLTGKAGTGKTTFLHRLKMDCLKRLVVVAPTGVAAINAKGVTIHSFFQMPFGPILPDTDLNASKSFNRKFNKTKIDIIRSMDLLVIDEISMVRADLLDGIDRTLRRFKDRNKVFGGVQVLMIGDLQQLSPVIKESEWHLLKPFYKNGFFFSSLAYQECNAVTIELKHIYRQDNPTFINILNEIRNNVLSESSAAELNKRYIPDFTPEPDAGYISLTTHNNKAEATNITELNKIDGRNRIYKAKVEGKFPEYAYPNNEALELKVGAQVMFVKNDSSPEKRYFNGKIGKVIHLDQDEVIVHCPDDEFSIVTKPEVWENINYTVDADTKAISENKIGSYTQMPLRLAWSITIHKSQGLTFEKAIIDAQGAFAHGQTYVALSRCKSLEGLVLKSKIHSSQIISDANVITFNKNAEANEPDEAVLELSQKNFQLDLIEEVFDFYPFLYPANRILDVYYKNRGSIEGQVEAPLLSIKTAITNFLKVSTGFNAQLKELSKTEPLPDTSTLIQERFKKAVAYFKDQIETHFVAPLKTFGYTTDNKTIDSDLAKAVDLLEELLAAKLLFFNGLTDGFSSKSLLELRAKSKFLAKDKPKKARKTVIDGTANVELFELLRVLRNEIAEKNDLIHYQVFNQKTLYEMCETLPLSKAELLEINGMGKTRVEKYGSDILKVIKGYCDENDIDTSAEKIDFIEEKVVEKPKTPKVDTKKVSLDLFKSGKSIDEIEDERELTRTTILRHLSHFIDSGEVKISDLMPIEHYNELKKIIPKKKFESLTELKQLVDDKYTYEELRLVLRALNDA, from the coding sequence ATGGCAGATAATAAAGAATTAGAATTGGCGTGGGAATTTGTGAACAACACAAACCGGTCAATTTTTTTAACGGGAAAAGCAGGAACAGGAAAAACGACGTTTTTACACCGACTAAAAATGGATTGCTTGAAGCGTTTAGTGGTGGTAGCACCAACGGGCGTGGCAGCAATAAACGCAAAGGGCGTGACGATACATTCGTTTTTTCAGATGCCTTTTGGTCCTATTTTACCGGACACCGATTTGAATGCCTCTAAGAGTTTTAATCGAAAATTTAATAAAACTAAAATTGATATTATTAGGTCTATGGACCTTTTGGTTATTGATGAAATTAGTATGGTGCGTGCCGATTTATTGGATGGTATTGACCGTACTTTGCGCCGTTTTAAAGACAGAAATAAAGTTTTTGGTGGTGTACAAGTACTTATGATTGGAGATTTGCAACAGCTTTCGCCAGTGATTAAAGAAAGTGAATGGCATTTATTGAAACCGTTTTACAAAAACGGATTCTTTTTTAGCAGTCTCGCTTACCAAGAATGTAACGCCGTAACTATTGAGTTAAAGCATATTTATCGCCAAGACAACCCGACGTTTATTAATATTTTGAATGAAATAAGAAATAACGTGCTTTCGGAATCTTCGGCAGCGGAATTAAACAAAAGATATATACCCGATTTTACACCCGAACCTGATGCTGGTTATATTTCGTTAACCACACACAACAATAAAGCGGAGGCTACAAATATTACAGAATTAAACAAAATTGATGGCCGAAACAGGATTTACAAAGCCAAGGTTGAAGGGAAATTTCCGGAATATGCCTACCCCAACAACGAAGCTTTAGAGCTAAAGGTTGGTGCACAAGTAATGTTTGTAAAGAACGACAGCAGCCCTGAGAAGCGCTATTTTAATGGGAAAATCGGAAAAGTTATTCATTTAGATCAAGACGAAGTTATTGTACATTGCCCTGATGATGAGTTTAGTATTGTTACAAAACCTGAAGTTTGGGAAAATATAAATTACACCGTTGATGCGGACACTAAAGCTATTTCGGAGAACAAAATTGGCTCTTATACCCAAATGCCTTTGCGTTTGGCGTGGTCTATTACCATACACAAAAGCCAAGGGTTAACCTTTGAAAAAGCTATAATTGATGCGCAAGGTGCTTTTGCACATGGGCAAACTTATGTGGCGCTAAGTCGATGTAAATCGTTGGAAGGTTTGGTTTTAAAAAGCAAAATACATTCTAGCCAGATTATTAGTGATGCCAACGTCATTACGTTTAATAAAAATGCTGAAGCTAATGAGCCCGATGAAGCTGTTTTAGAATTATCTCAGAAGAATTTTCAGTTAGATTTAATTGAGGAAGTGTTTGATTTCTATCCGTTTTTATATCCTGCAAATCGTATTTTGGATGTTTATTATAAAAACCGAGGTAGTATTGAAGGGCAAGTTGAAGCGCCTCTACTCTCCATAAAAACAGCAATTACTAACTTTTTAAAAGTAAGTACCGGTTTTAATGCTCAGTTAAAAGAGTTGTCTAAAACGGAACCGCTACCCGATACGAGTACCTTAATACAGGAGCGATTTAAAAAAGCTGTTGCTTACTTTAAGGATCAGATTGAAACGCATTTTGTAGCGCCTTTAAAAACGTTTGGTTACACCACAGATAATAAAACTATTGATAGCGATTTAGCTAAAGCTGTTGATTTACTTGAAGAATTACTAGCCGCTAAACTTTTATTTTTTAATGGTTTAACAGATGGGTTTTCGTCCAAATCTCTTTTAGAATTAAGAGCAAAATCTAAATTTTTAGCGAAAGACAAACCTAAAAAAGCTAGAAAGACAGTTATTGATGGTACGGCAAATGTAGAATTGTTTGAATTGCTACGTGTGCTTAGAAATGAAATTGCCGAGAAAAACGATTTAATACATTATCAGGTTTTTAACCAGAAAACACTTTATGAAATGTGTGAAACCTTGCCTTTAAGTAAAGCTGAATTGCTAGAAATAAACGGTATGGGAAAAACACGTGTAGAAAAATATGGAAGCGATATTTTAAAGGTAATTAAAGGTTATTGTGATGAAAATGATATTGATACCTCTGCCGAAAAAATCGATTTCATAGAAGAAAAAGTAGTCGAAAAACCAAAAACTCCAAAGGTTGACACTAAGAAAGTATCGTTAGATTTATTTAAATCGGGTAAATCTATTGATGAAATTGAAGATGAACGCGAACTTACAAGAACCACAATTCTTAGACATTTATCTCATTTTATTGATTCGGGTGAAGTAAAAATCAGCGATTTAATGCCGATAGAGCACTACAATGAATTGAAAAAAATAATTCCGAAGAAAAAATTTGAAAGCCTAACGGAATTAAAACAATTAGTTGACGATAAGTATACCTACGAAGAATTAAGATTGGTATTAAGAGCTTTAAATGATGCTTAA
- a CDS encoding DUF4249 family protein, with protein MKKIIYLLLISFSFTACEDVIDLELNSAEPRLVIDASLNWIKGTDGENQFIKLTLSAPFYNLEVPPANGAVVRVTDSNNNIFNFIEDGDTGIYVNNTFIPEINGFYTLSINYNDEIYRGTEQLMAVADIDRVEQKNDGGFSGDEIELKAYYTDPEGMGNYYLFEFDIQETNSISLEVYDDEFTDGNEIFAFYTDEDLEVGSELTVYSNGISERFYEYMVVLLQQTDDTGGDPFETQPATVRGNCVNETNPDNYPFGYFRASEVSVLNYTVE; from the coding sequence ATGAAAAAAATTATATATCTATTACTTATAAGTTTTAGTTTTACAGCTTGTGAAGATGTTATCGATTTAGAGTTAAACTCGGCCGAGCCACGCTTAGTTATCGATGCTTCGCTTAACTGGATTAAAGGTACCGATGGTGAAAATCAGTTTATAAAGTTAACATTAAGTGCGCCTTTTTATAACCTAGAAGTGCCTCCTGCAAATGGAGCTGTTGTAAGGGTTACAGATTCAAATAATAACATTTTTAACTTTATTGAAGACGGCGATACTGGTATTTATGTAAATAACACGTTTATACCTGAAATTAACGGATTTTACACGCTTAGCATTAATTATAATGATGAAATTTATAGAGGTACAGAGCAATTAATGGCTGTGGCAGATATAGATCGCGTTGAACAAAAAAATGATGGCGGTTTTTCTGGAGATGAAATAGAATTAAAAGCATATTATACCGACCCAGAAGGTATGGGTAACTATTATTTGTTTGAATTTGATATACAGGAAACTAACAGTATAAGTCTCGAAGTTTATGATGATGAATTTACAGATGGTAATGAGATTTTTGCTTTTTATACAGATGAAGATCTGGAAGTTGGTTCAGAATTAACAGTTTACAGTAACGGTATTTCCGAACGTTTTTATGAGTATATGGTGGTTTTACTTCAGCAAACTGATGATACAGGAGGAGATCCTTTTGAAACACAACCTGCTACAGTTCGTGGAAATTGCGTAAACGAAACAAATCCAGATAATTACCCATTCGGATATTTTAGAGCTTCGGAAGTTTCGGTGCTGAATTATACGGTGGAATAA
- the moeB gene encoding molybdopterin-synthase adenylyltransferase MoeB, whose protein sequence is MQLSKEEKQQYNRHLILDNIGDQGQLKLKNAKVLVIGAGGLGCPILQYLTAAGVGTIGIVDHDTIDQSNLQRQILYTHDDLGKYKAKVAAGKLSRFNPYVKFEVHLEKVTSENALNLFSNYDIIVDGSDNFPTRYLVNDAVVLSNKPLVFGSIFKFEGQVSVFNYKNGPTYRCLYPTPPKPNEVPNCSEIGVLGVLPGIIGSLQANEVLKIILELGSVLSGKILAYNALSSEQLIFKLKKNETMHIEKLEDNYDGFCGILNKIKEITFQDYAINKTNYNVLDVRTKAERNDYYIESIHIPLDELETRLHEIPQNKDLLVYCKSGVRSKAAITILQKHEFSKNAVNLKDGLDTYN, encoded by the coding sequence ATGCAATTATCTAAGGAAGAAAAACAACAATATAACCGGCATCTTATTTTAGATAATATCGGTGACCAAGGACAGTTAAAACTAAAAAACGCTAAAGTATTGGTTATTGGAGCTGGTGGTTTGGGGTGCCCCATTTTACAATACCTAACAGCTGCAGGTGTTGGAACTATTGGCATTGTAGATCATGACACCATTGACCAAAGTAATTTACAGAGACAAATTCTGTACACCCATGACGATTTAGGAAAGTATAAAGCCAAAGTTGCAGCGGGTAAATTATCTCGATTCAATCCGTATGTTAAATTCGAAGTCCATTTAGAAAAAGTGACTTCTGAAAACGCTCTAAATTTGTTCTCAAATTATGATATTATTGTGGATGGTAGCGATAATTTCCCAACGCGTTATTTAGTAAATGATGCTGTTGTACTTAGCAATAAACCCCTAGTTTTTGGCTCTATTTTTAAGTTTGAAGGTCAGGTTTCGGTATTTAATTATAAAAACGGACCAACTTATCGATGCTTATACCCTACCCCTCCAAAACCAAATGAAGTACCGAACTGCTCAGAGATTGGTGTTCTTGGTGTTTTACCAGGTATTATTGGTAGTTTACAAGCGAATGAAGTTCTTAAAATAATTTTAGAATTAGGTAGTGTACTTTCGGGTAAAATACTAGCATATAATGCACTTAGCTCGGAACAACTCATTTTTAAACTTAAAAAAAATGAGACTATGCATATAGAAAAACTAGAAGATAATTATGATGGTTTTTGTGGCATATTGAATAAAATAAAGGAAATTACATTCCAGGATTACGCTATAAACAAAACAAACTATAACGTGCTCGATGTAAGAACAAAAGCGGAACGAAACGATTATTATATTGAGAGTATCCATATTCCTTTAGATGAACTTGAAACACGTTTACATGAAATTCCTCAAAATAAAGATTTGTTGGTGTATTGTAAATCGGGTGTACGAAGTAAAGCAGCTATTACGATTTTACAGAAGCACGAATTCAGTAAAAACGCCGTGAATTTAAAGGATGGTTTAGACACCTACAACTAA
- a CDS encoding thiamine phosphate synthase: MIVLISPENDIPNEIEILNQLFQEGLQYYHFRKPEKNYDEHCAYLNQIEAQYHNRIVVHYFHELVNTYPLKGIHFQEQKRKDHIDNPGQYFKNLSMYGKTISSSFHEIQDLIDCEFEFDYHLLSPVFSSISKAGYEGRGFDVNPIDKFIVGMGGINTDTLLETFKLGFKGVGVLGGVWNAENPVKSFIELQTAHSSIKL, encoded by the coding sequence ATGATAGTCTTAATTTCACCAGAAAACGATATTCCAAACGAAATTGAAATACTTAATCAGTTATTTCAAGAAGGTTTACAATACTATCATTTTAGAAAACCAGAAAAAAATTACGACGAACATTGTGCTTATTTAAATCAAATAGAGGCTCAATATCATAACCGCATTGTAGTTCATTATTTTCATGAGCTTGTTAATACATACCCATTAAAAGGTATTCATTTTCAAGAACAAAAACGGAAAGACCACATTGATAATCCTGGACAATATTTCAAAAACCTTAGCATGTATGGCAAAACCATAAGCTCATCGTTTCATGAAATTCAAGACCTTATTGACTGCGAATTCGAATTCGATTATCATTTACTAAGTCCGGTGTTTTCATCCATTTCAAAAGCAGGTTACGAAGGTCGCGGATTCGACGTCAACCCTATCGATAAATTTATTGTTGGCATGGGCGGTATTAATACCGATACCCTATTAGAAACTTTCAAACTCGGTTTTAAAGGCGTTGGTGTTTTAGGTGGTGTTTGGAATGCAGAAAACCCTGTAAAAAGTTTTATAGAATTACAAACAGCACATAGCAGCATCAAACTTTGA
- a CDS encoding DUF6095 family protein: MDDNRTDKVLLYKGVKTMIFAVLTLFMGPIILSMALSQPENKLYIPLLAVGLLICAFAVFLIFKGIRLIMNSMFKK; the protein is encoded by the coding sequence ATGGACGATAATAGAACAGACAAAGTATTACTTTATAAAGGTGTAAAAACCATGATTTTTGCCGTATTAACACTCTTCATGGGACCAATAATCTTGAGTATGGCATTGAGTCAACCAGAAAACAAGCTTTATATTCCGCTTTTAGCTGTGGGGCTTTTAATATGTGCTTTTGCTGTGTTTTTAATATTTAAAGGTATCAGGTTAATCATGAATAGTATGTTTAAAAAATAA
- the thiH gene encoding 2-iminoacetate synthase ThiH yields the protein MSSFTDTFNTYNWDDTLQSIFTKTESDVLRALGNSKRDLEDFKALISPAAKPYLEDMAKLSRALTKKRFGNTIQMYSPMYLSNECQNICTYCGFSMTNKIPRRTLTDAEILKEVTYIKSKGYDHILLVTGEANKTVGVDYFKNALKLIRSHFANITIEVQPLDQNEYEELIDNGLFAVLVYQETYHRDEYKKHHPKGKKSNFDYRLETPDRLGKAGIHKIGLGALFGLEDWRADSFFTALHLKYLQKTYWKTKYSISFPRLRPHSGGLDPKVEMTDPDLVQLICAFRLLDEDVELSMSTRESEVFRNNIVNLGITSISAESKTNPGGYAVAPESLEQFEISDERSTEAVTSMLKSKGLEVVWKDWSNNWE from the coding sequence ATGAGCAGCTTTACAGACACTTTTAATACATACAATTGGGATGATACCCTACAAAGCATTTTTACTAAAACAGAAAGCGATGTGCTGCGTGCTTTAGGCAATTCCAAACGGGATTTAGAAGATTTTAAAGCACTTATTTCTCCTGCTGCAAAGCCCTATTTAGAAGATATGGCAAAGCTTAGCAGAGCATTAACTAAAAAACGCTTCGGGAATACTATACAAATGTATTCCCCTATGTATTTAAGTAATGAATGCCAAAACATTTGCACGTACTGTGGCTTTAGTATGACTAATAAAATTCCGCGTAGAACTTTAACTGATGCTGAAATTTTAAAGGAAGTTACTTATATAAAATCTAAAGGCTACGACCATATTTTACTGGTTACAGGTGAAGCCAATAAAACGGTTGGTGTGGACTATTTTAAAAATGCTCTAAAATTAATACGTTCACATTTTGCTAATATCACTATTGAAGTACAGCCTTTAGACCAAAATGAATATGAAGAACTGATAGATAACGGACTATTTGCCGTTTTGGTTTATCAAGAAACATATCATCGAGATGAATATAAAAAACATCACCCCAAAGGAAAAAAATCTAATTTCGATTATAGATTAGAAACGCCTGATCGTTTAGGTAAAGCAGGTATTCATAAAATTGGATTAGGTGCTCTATTTGGTTTAGAAGATTGGCGTGCCGATAGTTTTTTTACAGCCTTACATTTAAAATATTTACAGAAAACGTACTGGAAAACAAAATACTCCATTTCTTTCCCGAGACTTCGCCCCCATTCTGGAGGGTTAGATCCTAAGGTAGAAATGACCGATCCCGATTTGGTACAACTTATTTGTGCTTTTAGATTATTAGATGAAGATGTAGAGTTATCCATGTCGACGCGTGAGAGTGAAGTATTTAGAAATAATATTGTGAATTTAGGAATAACATCCATCAGTGCCGAGTCTAAAACCAACCCTGGCGGTTATGCCGTGGCTCCAGAATCTTTAGAACAGTTTGAAATCTCAGACGAGCGTTCTACAGAAGCTGTGACTAGCATGCTAAAATCAAAAGGATTGGAAGTGGTTTGGAAAGATTGGTCTAACAACTGGGAATAA
- the murQ gene encoding N-acetylmuramic acid 6-phosphate etherase, with product MKFTKTTEQDSNYNHLEKMNLSELLNSINKEDKSVPLAVEKALPQIEKLVEQIVSKLKQGGRLFYMGAGTSGRLGILDASECPPTFGVSPDLVIGLIAGGDHAIRHAVEFAEDSLTQGWEDLKQHNITDKDVVVGIAASGTTPYVIAALEQCNENNIITGCISCNKNSPLSLTAQFPVEPIVGPEFVTGSSRMKAGTAQKLVLNMITTSTMIQLGHIKGNKMVDMQLSNNKLFDRGTKMIMAELDIPRTEAETLLQTYKNVRLAIQNYNNGR from the coding sequence ATGAAATTCACAAAAACTACAGAACAAGATTCTAATTACAATCATCTCGAAAAGATGAATCTGTCTGAATTATTGAACAGCATAAATAAGGAAGATAAAAGTGTACCATTGGCGGTTGAAAAAGCGCTGCCACAAATAGAAAAGTTAGTCGAACAAATTGTTTCTAAATTAAAACAAGGCGGACGCTTATTTTATATGGGAGCTGGTACTAGTGGACGTTTAGGTATTTTAGATGCCTCGGAATGTCCTCCAACATTTGGCGTGTCTCCAGATTTAGTTATCGGTCTTATTGCCGGTGGCGATCATGCTATTAGGCATGCTGTAGAATTTGCTGAAGATTCTCTTACCCAAGGTTGGGAAGATTTAAAACAACATAATATTACAGATAAAGATGTGGTTGTTGGTATTGCTGCTTCGGGCACAACGCCTTATGTTATTGCTGCATTAGAGCAATGCAATGAGAACAATATTATCACAGGTTGTATTTCTTGTAATAAAAACAGCCCGCTGTCTCTAACGGCTCAGTTTCCTGTAGAACCTATTGTAGGCCCAGAGTTTGTTACTGGGAGTTCTAGAATGAAAGCAGGAACTGCTCAGAAATTAGTCTTGAATATGATAACGACTTCAACCATGATTCAGTTGGGGCATATTAAAGGGAATAAAATGGTCGACATGCAGTTAAGCAATAACAAGCTTTTCGATCGTGGTACAAAAATGATTATGGCCGAACTTGATATTCCAAGAACCGAAGCCGAAACATTACTTCAAACATACAAAAACGTAAGATTAGCAATTCAAAATTATAATAATGGACGATAA
- the thiE gene encoding thiamine phosphate synthase produces MKTTLHYISQGATPQEHLNNIHSACAAGAELVQLRLKKSNPKTILETAKKAREITNHFQTRLIINDHYKVAVEVKADGVHLGKKDVCPTVARKALASWQIIGGTANTLEDCQTLIDKGVDYIGLGPFRLTETKDNLSPVLGEKGYAEIITVLNTKTPIIAIGGITLNDVLDLMITGVFGIAVSGEITRDFNKITKFKELINGGTAQEQRWKPEDTKN; encoded by the coding sequence ATGAAAACGACATTACATTACATATCGCAAGGCGCCACACCACAAGAGCATTTAAATAATATTCACAGTGCCTGCGCTGCTGGAGCAGAATTGGTACAGTTACGATTAAAAAAATCCAATCCTAAAACTATTTTAGAAACCGCAAAAAAGGCAAGAGAAATTACCAATCATTTCCAAACGCGTTTAATTATTAACGACCATTACAAAGTGGCCGTAGAAGTTAAAGCCGACGGTGTACATTTGGGTAAAAAAGATGTTTGCCCAACCGTGGCTCGAAAAGCATTAGCTTCTTGGCAAATTATTGGTGGCACAGCAAATACGCTAGAAGATTGCCAAACACTTATCGATAAAGGCGTCGATTATATTGGTTTAGGCCCTTTTCGTTTAACAGAAACAAAAGATAATTTAAGTCCGGTATTGGGTGAAAAAGGTTATGCCGAAATCATCACAGTTTTAAACACAAAAACTCCAATTATTGCTATTGGTGGCATCACCTTAAATGATGTTTTAGACCTTATGATTACGGGCGTTTTTGGCATTGCAGTTTCGGGTGAAATTACACGTGATTTCAACAAAATAACAAAGTTTAAAGAACTCATTAACGGAGGAACAGCGCAAGAACAACGTTGGAAACCGGAAGATACTAAAAATTAA
- a CDS encoding thiazole synthase encodes MNDKLQIADKTFSSRLFTGTGKFSSSALMKSALLASESELITVALKRVDVQDKDDDILSHLDHPRINLLPNTSGVRNAKEAVFAAQLSREALESNWIKLEIHPDPKYLLPDPIETLKAAEELVKLGFVVMPYIHADPVLCKRLEEVGVQCVMPLGAPIGSNKGLKTQDFLEIIIDQSNVPVIVDAGIGAPSHAAYAMELGADAVLVNTAIAVSQDPTTMAIAFKLAVESGRMAHQAKLAPIVHKKAEASSPLTSFLN; translated from the coding sequence ATGAATGATAAATTACAAATAGCAGATAAAACATTTTCCTCTAGACTGTTTACAGGCACCGGAAAATTTAGTTCCTCGGCATTAATGAAATCCGCTTTATTAGCTTCGGAAAGTGAGTTAATCACTGTCGCTCTAAAACGTGTAGATGTTCAAGATAAAGACGACGATATTTTATCGCATTTAGACCACCCGAGAATTAATTTATTACCAAATACATCTGGCGTTAGAAACGCTAAAGAAGCTGTTTTCGCTGCACAATTATCGCGCGAAGCTTTAGAATCTAATTGGATTAAATTAGAAATTCATCCGGATCCAAAATATTTATTACCAGACCCCATTGAAACTCTAAAAGCAGCCGAAGAATTAGTGAAACTAGGTTTTGTTGTGATGCCTTATATACATGCCGATCCTGTGTTATGCAAACGTTTAGAAGAAGTAGGCGTACAATGCGTAATGCCTTTAGGCGCACCAATTGGCAGCAATAAAGGTTTAAAAACTCAAGATTTTCTAGAAATTATAATCGATCAAAGTAACGTCCCCGTTATTGTAGACGCAGGTATAGGTGCACCATCGCATGCCGCATATGCTATGGAATTAGGAGCGGATGCCGTGCTAGTAAATACCGCCATAGCCGTTTCACAAGATCCAACTACAATGGCCATCGCTTTTAAACTAGCTGTTGAATCTGGACGCATGGCGCACCAAGCAAAATTAGCACCTATTGTACACAAAAAAGCTGAAGCTAGTAGCCCGTTAACCAGTTTTTTGAATTAA